The Guyparkeria halophila DNA window CACTCCGGCTCAACCACCAGGCGAATACCGGTCACGTCTTCCACCCGATCGCGCACCGACTCGGCAAAGCGGAGGAATTCCGCGCCGGTCGCGCCGCCGTGATGCTCGATCACCAGGGCATGGCGTAATGACACCGCAACCGCCCCCTCGCGATGCCCCTTCAGTCCCGCCGCCTCGATCAGCCAGCCGGCGGGGATCTTCACCCCACCGGGAACATCGAACCGGGGCATGTCCGGCCAACGTCCCGACAGGCGATCGGCCACCTCGACGGTCACGATCGGATTGTGAAAGAAACTCCCGGCGCTACCGGGCCAGCCACGGCGCCAGTCGGGCAGCTTGGTACGGCGAACCGAGGTGATCAGTGCCGCATACTCCGACGGTGACATGGTCGAGCGCGCCCGACCGCTCTGCGCACTCCAGTCGCGCACGGCCTCGTCCACCCCCGGATAGGCGACCGGCGGCCAGTCAGCCGGTGGCGTTGTCGACAGAGACAGCCCCACCCGCAGGATCAGCCAGCGTCCCGGCTCGCGCTTGAAGCGACTGTGGCGATAGGAAAAATCACAGGCATCACGCGCAAATCGCTCGACGCGCCGTTCCCGGCGGTCCCAGGCCTCGACCCAACGCGTGCGCTCGGCGATTTCCGTTCCGTAGGCCCCGACGTTCTGCATGGGGGCCGCGCCGACCGTGCCGGGGATCTCGGCAAGTGCCTCCAGACCGAACCAGCCGCTCTCGGCCGTGGCGCGCACGAGGGCATCCAGCCCCATGCCCGCCTCCACGGACAAGTCGATCGTGTCCGCATCCGTGGGCTCGATTGACCAGCCGCACGCGGCGATCATCACGGTCTGGGAAATTCGGGGCGTGGCGAAGACGACGTTCGAGCCGCCCGCGGCGACCCGGGTGGCGCGATCGGCGAGCCAGTCCGCGACCACGGGCGTGGTCAAGGTACGCTCGGAGACGTCATTGAGGACCAGCATGCGCTCGCCCCAGGCCGGCAAGCGCAGCGTATTCGGCAAGGGGGCGTCTTCGACCCACTCAAAGGCCGGCCGTTTGGCGGTATCTGTCACCTGCTGCGTCCCCACGCTGGTCGATTTCATGACCGCTCGGGAGTGACCTCGACGCCTTCCGGGCTGGCGGGTGGTTCTTCCGGCAGTTCGATCGGCGCCTTGCCCTGGGTGATGACCTGGATGATCGATTCCACCACGATCTCCGCCTGGTTCATCGGCGGGTGATCGACATTGATCAGTTTCTGCCGCGAGCGGCGCGTGGTGATCACGCCCTCGTGCTTGGCCTCGCCATCACGACAGACGCACACCCCGGGAATGCCGAGGGCGGCCGCGAGCCAGCCGCAACGGTTGTTCCCGACCAGCACGTAACGGCTCTGCGTCAGCCGGCGTTGCCATTCCTCCATGTCGGCGGGAGGATGGGCCGAGACATCATCCAGGCTCACCCCGGTTTCGCCGAGACGGCGTCGGATCAACTCGATGCCCGCTGCGTCGAACGGCAGAGCACGGGTGTCGACCAACAGGTCCGTGACCACCGGCTCGGCCTCGATCGACAGCCCGTAATCCGGGTTGAGATCGTGCAGCGAATACTCCAGTACCGCCGCGAACAGCACGCGCACGGCCTGCACCCGATGCAGGTCGTCCGGCACCGGGTATTGCGAATCGTAGGGTTGCCGCCTCGGCAGGCGACCCTTGGTGGGCCGGGCGATACCCACCGAGGTGGCGGGGACCCGCTTTGCCATCGCCAGGGTCTCGGGGCGACCGAACGGGTCGATCACGTACTCGACCTGTTCCAATTGCGGGTGCGCACGCAAGGCCTCTTTCCATGCCCGACCCGCGCGCCAGCCGGCCGGCGTCCAGCGCGAGGCGAGCAGCGTCGTACCGTCGAACACCAGGACCTCGTCCACGTCGGGGTGACGGCGGAACCAGCCGGCCGCCTCGGGGCCGGTGATCACACTGAATTTCAGTCCCGGCCGGGCGCGGACCGCATCGGTCAGGGCGGGGAAGGTGGGGATGACCTCGTCCGGGAGGTCAGGGGCGACAATCGCAATACGCATGCACTCAGGCGTCCTGACGAAAATGGGCGGGTTTTCGGTGACACGGCACCGGAATCTGGCAACGTCGCTGCATGCTAAACTGCCGCGCCCTGAATAACCAATCGCCACCAATGCCGCCGCCGGGGCGCGCCCTTCGAGGCTGCCGCCTACCGGTCCGACAACCCCAACTATCAAGACAGCGCTCTCGCATGGACAAACAACGCCGGATTCTCGTTACCTCTGCCCTGCCCTATGCCAACGGTCCCTTGCACCTCGGTCACATCATCGAGACGATCCAAACCGACATCTGGGTGCGGGCGCAGAAGCTCTTCGGCAACGAGTGCCGCTACGTCTGTGCCGACGACACCCACGGCACACCGATCATGCTGCGCGCCAAGCAGGAGGGCATGACGCCCGAGGAGCTGATCGCCAAGATCCATCAGCTCCACGAGGCCGACTTCCAGGGCTTCGGCATCGGTTTCGATAACTTCGGCTCCACGCACACCGACGACAACCGCCGCATGGCCGAGGAGATCTTCGGCAAGCTCGACGCGGCCGGGCTGATCAGTCGCAAGACCATCAAGCAGGCCTTCGACGAGATCGAACAGATGTTCCTGCCGGACCGCTTCATCAAGGGCACCTGTCCCAAGTGCGGTGCCGACGACCAGTACGGTGACAACTGCGAGGCCTGCGGCGCGACCTATTCGCCCACCGAGCTCAAGCACCCGAAGTCGGTACTCTCTGGAACCACCCCGGTCGAGCGTGACTCCGAGCACTACTTCTTCGACCTGCCCAAGATCGGCGACCGCCTCAAGACCTGGCTCGACCAGGCCGAGGTCCAGCCGTCGATCAAGGCCAAGCTCAACGAGTGGTTCGAATCCGGCCTGCAGTCGTGGGACATCTCGCGCGATGCGCCCTACTTCGGTTTCGAGATCCCGGGCGCCCCGGGCAAGTTCTTCTACGTCTGGCTGGATGCGCCGATCGGCTACATCGGTTCGTTCATCGAGCTGGCGCGTCGCGAAGGGCTCTCGTTTGACGAATTCTGGAGCAAGGATGCCGACACCGAGCTGGTGCACTTTATCGGCAAGGACATCGCCTACTTCCACACCCTGTTCTGGCCCGCGACCCTGATGGGCTCCGGCATGCGTACGCCGAATGCCATCCACGCCCACGGCTTTCTCACCCTCAACGGCGAGAAGATGAGCAAGTCGCGCGGGACCTTCATCAAGGCCAAGACCTACCTCGAACATCTCGACCCCGAGGCGCTGCGCTACTACTTCGCCGCCAAGCTCGGTTCGGGCATCGACGACATCGACCTCAACCTCGAGGACTTCCGTTATCGCGTCAACGCGGATCTGGTCGGCAAGGTGGTCAATATCGCCAGTCGCTGCGCGGGCTTCATCAAGAAGCACTTCGACGGTCGGTTGGCCGCCCAACTCGAACGCCCCGAACTCCATCGCGAGATGACGGATGCGTCCGCCGGCATCGCCCAGCGCTACGAGCGCCGCGAATACAGCGCAGCGATGCGCGAGATCATGGCGCTGGCCGACCGGGCCAACCAGTACATCGACGAGCGCAAGCCGTGGGTACTGGCCAAGGACGAGGCCACCCGCGACGAGGTCCAGGCGATCTGCACGGATGGGATCAACGCCTTCGCCGTGCTGATGACCTACCTCTCGCCGGTGTTGCCCACGCTTGCCGCCAAGGCGGCCGAGTTCCTCAACATCGAGTCGCTGACCTGGCAGGGGTTGGATCAACCGCTGCTTGACCACCCGGTCAACAAGTTCAAGCCGATGATGCAACGCGTCGAGGAATCGTCCCTGGAGGCACTGCTCGAGGCGGCCAAGCAGGACGCGGCCGAGGAAGCCAAGACCAAGGCCGGGGCCGACAAGAACAAGCCCGCCGCCGAAAAGCGCGAGATCGCACCGATCGCGGAAACCATCGACATCGACCAGTTCGCCGCCGTCGACCTGCGCATCGCCAAGATCCTCGAGGCCGATCATGTCGAGGGCGCGGACAAGTTGCTGCGTCTATCGCTGGATATCGGCGAGGAAAAGCCCCGCCAGGTGTTCGCGGGCATCAAGGCCGCGTATGACCCGGCCACCCTCGTGGGGCGTCACACCGTCATGGTCGCCAATCTGGCCCCGCGCAAGATGAAGTTCGGCCTTTCCGAAGGCATGGTGCTGGCGGCGGGTTCCGGTGGCTCGGACCTGCATATCCTCTCGCCCGACGACGGTGCGACGCCGGGCACGCGGGTGAAGTAGCAACGGTTGTGTGACCCGGGGCCGGATTTGTGTATAATGCGTCTCGCGGGATGGAGCAGTCCGGTAGCTCGTCGGGCTCATAACCCGAAGGTCGCAGGTTCGAATCCTGCTCCCGCAACCAAATTCGAAAAAGCCCCGGGGCCTCGCCTCGGGGCTTTTTGCTGGGCGGCGGTCGTTGCCTGGCTCCCCGGTATCGATTGTCAGAGACGGATTTTGTCGACACCGTCCAATCATCCCTTGACAGCCCAACGCCGCTGCGTACAATGCGCGCCATACCAGACGCGGGATGGAGCAGTCCGGTAGCTCGTCGGGCTCATAACCCGAAGGTCGCAGGTTCGAATCCTGCTCCCGCAACCAGACAGGAAAAGCCCCGAGGCATTGCCCTCGGGGCTTTTTGTTTGTGCCGTCTCAGGCCGTCGGCGAGCGCCGCCGCTGGGCGATCCCGAGCACGCTCGCTGTCAGGGCCGGCAAAAAGGTCAGGGTGACGATGGTCGCGCCCAGCAGCCCGAACATCACGATCGCCCCGACCCCGCGATAAAGCTCGGTGCCCTCGCCCGGGATCAGCACCAGCGGCGAGAGCCCGCTGATGGTGGTCAGCGTGGTCATCACGATGGGCCGCAGCCGCACCGCGACGGCATCCATCACCGCCTCGACCGCGTCACGTCCCTCGGCGAAACTGCGCCGGGCCTGTTCGACCAGCAGGATCGGATTGTTGACCACCGTGCCCATCAGGATCAGAAAGCCGAGCATGGTGATCATGTCGAACGGTTGGCTGATCGCCTTCAGACCGATGACGGGCAGCAAGCCACCCACCAGGTTCATCAACGCCAGCCCGGCAATGCCCCCGGCGATGCCGAGGGGAATCGCGGTCATGATCAGCAACGGGTAGCGCCAGTGGGTGAAGATGGCGACCAGGAGCAGGTAGATGATCGCCAAGGCGATCACGAAATTGCCGGAGAGCGCCTTCCGGGTCGCGTTTAGCTGGTCTGACGCACCCGAGATGGACAGGCTGACACCGGCAGGAATCTCGCCCGCGGCGCGCATCTCGCCAACCAACGCCTCGCGCACCCGCTCGACCCCCGCCTCCAGGGCGACGGAATCCGGCGGGATGATGTCGAGTGTCACCATCCGTTTGCCATCGACCCGACGCACGATGCTGGTATCGACGCGGGTCTCGATGCGCGCCACCGATGACAGCGGCAGGCTGGCGCCCTGCGGGCTTTTCAGCAGGATCTCGTCGAGTCGTGCCAGACGCGGATCGCGTCCGCCCGCCCCGTAGAGGTAGATATCGATCTTGTCGTCGTCGAGAAAGAAATCATCCACGTAGGCCCCTTCCGTCAGGGCCGAGACGGAAAACCCGATCGCCTCCATGCTCAAACCCAGTTCGGCGGCCCGGTCCCAGTCCGGGCGGATCTCGACCAATGGCTGGGCGAGTTCAAGTGTCGACGGGCGTGTCTGGATACGGGGGTTGTCGAAGATCACCTCGGCCCGTTCATAGGCACGATTCGCCACTTGATAAATATCCGCCAGATCGGCCCCGGCGATGTCGAGCGAGATGCTGCGCGTACCCCCGTCGTTGCTGGAAATGATCGAGCCCTTGGCCGCAAACGCCCGCATCCCCGGATACTGCTCGTAGAACCGGGTGATCTCGTTCATCAGCGCGTCGATATGGTCGGGGTCGATCGTCTCGGAGATCACCCGGATCTGGGTGGGCTGGACCTGCATGACCAGGTTGCGCAGCGGCGGCACGGGGGTGTCGCCACGCTCGAAGGCCCCCGGGTCGGCGTCGACCGCCGGCAGAAGATGGGCCTCGACCTCCTCGGCGATGCGCGCCATCTCGTCGAGGTTGTAGCCCGGCGGCGCGTTCATCACCGCGAAGGTCTTGGGCTCTTCCCCCTCCGGCAGGTATTCGGCGGGCGGGGTGAGAAACGCGACAATCGACACGCTCAGCGCCAGCACCACGGCCATGGTGACCCCGCGCCGCAGCCGTGACCCGATCATGCCGCGCACCGCGGCTTGGATGGCCCTGCCCCATGCCGGGGTTCCGCCCCCCTCCTGGCCCGAGCGACCGAAATCCAGGCGCGCGCTGAGGGTCGGAATCAGCATCACCGCCACCAGCATCGAGGCCATGATCGCCGCGGCGATCGCGATGGCCACATCCGAGTACAACTGGCCCGCCTCTTCCTGGATGAAGAGAATCGGCAGAAACACCAGGACCGTGGTCGCCGTCGAGGCCAGCACCGCCGGCCAGACCTCACGTACGCCCTCGACGGCGGATTCCAGCCGGGCCATGCCCCGGCGACGCAATCGTTCGATGTTCTCCAGCACCACGATGCTGTTGTCCACGGTCATGCCGATGGCAAAGGCCACTCCGGCGAGCGAGATCACGTTGATGGTCCGCCCCGTGACCAGCAGCCCCAGAAACGCGGCGATCGCGCACAACGGGATGCCGATGACACCGACCAGGGTCGCGCGGGTCGAGCGCAGGAACAGGAACAGGACCAGGGTCGCAAACGCCGCCCCGAGACCCATGTTCACCCAGACGTTCTGAATCGAGGCCTCGACGTAGCGCGCATCGTCGGTGTTGAGCTCCAGGATCATCCCGGCCGGCTCGAGCACCTCCTGGTTGATGCGCTCGACCTCGCCGATCATGGCGTACTTGATGTCGATGACATTCGAGCCACTCTCGCGACGCACCTGCAGACCGATCACCTTCTGGCCGTTGGTGAAGGCAAGCGCCCGCTGACGCGACCCACCCTGCTCGACCTCCGCCACGTCGCCCAGCCGGATCACGGCATCGCCCCGCCGGGTGATCACCAGTTGCTCGAGCTCCTCGGCGCTGGCGAAACGGCCCACGGTGCGCAGCAGATACCGTCGTTTGCCCGCATCCACCTCCCCGCCCGAGATGTCCTGGTTGCGCGCGCGAATGGCATCACGCAGATCGATCAGGGTCAGTCCGCGGCGCGCCAGCTGGCGTTCGTCGACGTGGATCTGCATCTGCCGTTCGGCGCCGCCGCGCATGGTGACCTCCGAGACCCCGGGCACACTTTCCATGCGCGGGCGGACCTCGTCGTAGACGAAATCGCGCATCAGATCGATGTCCAGACCACGCGGGTTGTCCGGCAGCGTCGCGACCCGGAAGTACATGAAGGCATTGGAGGAAAACGAGGTGGCCGCGATGCGCGGTTCGTCGACATTGCGCGGGTAATCGGGCACCTGGCTCAGCGCATTGTTGACCTCGATCAGCGCCTCGGTGATATCGGTGCCGAAGGGAAACTCGAGCTCGATCTCCGCCGCATCGCTGGTGGCGGTGGCGTTGAGCTCCGCCAACCCGGGGATATTGCGCAGGTAACGTTCCTGCTCGATCAGGATGTCCTTCTCGATGTCCTGGGGCGTGGCACCGGGCCAGCGGGTCTCGACGGTGATGGTGCGCACATCGAGATCCGGGATCATCTGCACCGGTATGCGCCATGCGGCGACCGCCCCGAGGATGGCAATGATCAGGGTGATGACGGTGACCAGCGTGCCGTGACGGACAACCGCAGCGAACATCAGTTGCCCCCCGCCTCGGCATCGTCGTCACCCACACGCACCGCCATGCCCACCTCCAGCGCCTCGTTGCCGCGCACGACCACCTGGGCACCCGGATCGAGACCCGCCGTGACCACCACGCGGTCATCAAATCCCGGCGCCAGTTCGACCTGGCGCTCGGCCACGGTCTGCCCGGCACCGTCGTCGAGCACCCACACCGTCGTGCGCCCATCCGGATAACGCTGCACGGCATCACGCGCGACGGTCAGGCCTTCACGCCCCGTCGGCAATCGCAAGCGCCCTTCCACCGCCATCCCGGGCAGCAACGCCTTGCCCTCGGTCACCTGTCCCCGCAGCAAAAAGGTCCTCGAGGTCGGATCGGTCACCGGCACCACGGTGGCAATCTCGGCAGACTGCCAGTCCATGGACGAGCCATCGACGCGATAGTCGAGCTCGGCGCCCTCGCCCAGCAACGGGTAATACCGCTGAGGGACGGGATAATCGAGGCGCAGCGCCTCCCGATCGACCAGGTTGACCAATGCCTCGCCCGGGGCGACCCATTCACCCCGTTCTGCGTGCCGTTCGGTGACCACGCCGTCAAACGGGGCCAGCAGCCGGTGACGATCCAGCCGTGCCCGCCCGCTGTCGAGATTGGCGGTGAGCCGCGCCACGCGCGCCTCCGCCTGCCGGACCGTGCTGGCCCGGGCCTGAACCTCTGTTTCCGGGATATTGCGACCGGCCCCGACCGATCGGGCCTCATCGAGACGACGAGCCGCTTCCCGACGTGCCGCGACCGCCTCGCGC harbors:
- a CDS encoding FAD-binding protein, with protein sequence MKSTSVGTQQVTDTAKRPAFEWVEDAPLPNTLRLPAWGERMLVLNDVSERTLTTPVVADWLADRATRVAAGGSNVVFATPRISQTVMIAACGWSIEPTDADTIDLSVEAGMGLDALVRATAESGWFGLEALAEIPGTVGAAPMQNVGAYGTEIAERTRWVEAWDRRERRVERFARDACDFSYRHSRFKREPGRWLILRVGLSLSTTPPADWPPVAYPGVDEAVRDWSAQSGRARSTMSPSEYAALITSVRRTKLPDWRRGWPGSAGSFFHNPIVTVEVADRLSGRWPDMPRFDVPGGVKIPAGWLIEAAGLKGHREGAVAVSLRHALVIEHHGGATGAEFLRFAESVRDRVEDVTGIRLVVEPECVSVS
- a CDS encoding glycosyltransferase family 9 protein; this translates as MRIAIVAPDLPDEVIPTFPALTDAVRARPGLKFSVITGPEAAGWFRRHPDVDEVLVFDGTTLLASRWTPAGWRAGRAWKEALRAHPQLEQVEYVIDPFGRPETLAMAKRVPATSVGIARPTKGRLPRRQPYDSQYPVPDDLHRVQAVRVLFAAVLEYSLHDLNPDYGLSIEAEPVVTDLLVDTRALPFDAAGIELIRRRLGETGVSLDDVSAHPPADMEEWQRRLTQSRYVLVGNNRCGWLAAALGIPGVCVCRDGEAKHEGVITTRRSRQKLINVDHPPMNQAEIVVESIIQVITQGKAPIELPEEPPASPEGVEVTPERS
- the metG gene encoding methionine--tRNA ligase; amino-acid sequence: MDKQRRILVTSALPYANGPLHLGHIIETIQTDIWVRAQKLFGNECRYVCADDTHGTPIMLRAKQEGMTPEELIAKIHQLHEADFQGFGIGFDNFGSTHTDDNRRMAEEIFGKLDAAGLISRKTIKQAFDEIEQMFLPDRFIKGTCPKCGADDQYGDNCEACGATYSPTELKHPKSVLSGTTPVERDSEHYFFDLPKIGDRLKTWLDQAEVQPSIKAKLNEWFESGLQSWDISRDAPYFGFEIPGAPGKFFYVWLDAPIGYIGSFIELARREGLSFDEFWSKDADTELVHFIGKDIAYFHTLFWPATLMGSGMRTPNAIHAHGFLTLNGEKMSKSRGTFIKAKTYLEHLDPEALRYYFAAKLGSGIDDIDLNLEDFRYRVNADLVGKVVNIASRCAGFIKKHFDGRLAAQLERPELHREMTDASAGIAQRYERREYSAAMREIMALADRANQYIDERKPWVLAKDEATRDEVQAICTDGINAFAVLMTYLSPVLPTLAAKAAEFLNIESLTWQGLDQPLLDHPVNKFKPMMQRVEESSLEALLEAAKQDAAEEAKTKAGADKNKPAAEKREIAPIAETIDIDQFAAVDLRIAKILEADHVEGADKLLRLSLDIGEEKPRQVFAGIKAAYDPATLVGRHTVMVANLAPRKMKFGLSEGMVLAAGSGGSDLHILSPDDGATPGTRVK
- a CDS encoding efflux RND transporter permease subunit, with product MFAAVVRHGTLVTVITLIIAILGAVAAWRIPVQMIPDLDVRTITVETRWPGATPQDIEKDILIEQERYLRNIPGLAELNATATSDAAEIELEFPFGTDITEALIEVNNALSQVPDYPRNVDEPRIAATSFSSNAFMYFRVATLPDNPRGLDIDLMRDFVYDEVRPRMESVPGVSEVTMRGGAERQMQIHVDERQLARRGLTLIDLRDAIRARNQDISGGEVDAGKRRYLLRTVGRFASAEELEQLVITRRGDAVIRLGDVAEVEQGGSRQRALAFTNGQKVIGLQVRRESGSNVIDIKYAMIGEVERINQEVLEPAGMILELNTDDARYVEASIQNVWVNMGLGAAFATLVLFLFLRSTRATLVGVIGIPLCAIAAFLGLLVTGRTINVISLAGVAFAIGMTVDNSIVVLENIERLRRRGMARLESAVEGVREVWPAVLASTATTVLVFLPILFIQEEAGQLYSDVAIAIAAAIMASMLVAVMLIPTLSARLDFGRSGQEGGGTPAWGRAIQAAVRGMIGSRLRRGVTMAVVLALSVSIVAFLTPPAEYLPEGEEPKTFAVMNAPPGYNLDEMARIAEEVEAHLLPAVDADPGAFERGDTPVPPLRNLVMQVQPTQIRVISETIDPDHIDALMNEITRFYEQYPGMRAFAAKGSIISSNDGGTRSISLDIAGADLADIYQVANRAYERAEVIFDNPRIQTRPSTLELAQPLVEIRPDWDRAAELGLSMEAIGFSVSALTEGAYVDDFFLDDDKIDIYLYGAGGRDPRLARLDEILLKSPQGASLPLSSVARIETRVDTSIVRRVDGKRMVTLDIIPPDSVALEAGVERVREALVGEMRAAGEIPAGVSLSISGASDQLNATRKALSGNFVIALAIIYLLLVAIFTHWRYPLLIMTAIPLGIAGGIAGLALMNLVGGLLPVIGLKAISQPFDMITMLGFLILMGTVVNNPILLVEQARRSFAEGRDAVEAVMDAVAVRLRPIVMTTLTTISGLSPLVLIPGEGTELYRGVGAIVMFGLLGATIVTLTFLPALTASVLGIAQRRRSPTA
- a CDS encoding efflux RND transporter periplasmic adaptor subunit — protein: MAGALFLSVPAGAAEGPRVVTETATPSEIIAVVPLDGTVSSLHSAALSVEIAGLVEAVLVETGDRVAAGTPLFELDDELERLSVSSLEAERREAVAARREAARRLDEARSVGAGRNIPETEVQARASTVRQAEARVARLTANLDSGRARLDRHRLLAPFDGVVTERHAERGEWVAPGEALVNLVDREALRLDYPVPQRYYPLLGEGAELDYRVDGSSMDWQSAEIATVVPVTDPTSRTFLLRGQVTEGKALLPGMAVEGRLRLPTGREGLTVARDAVQRYPDGRTTVWVLDDGAGQTVAERQVELAPGFDDRVVVTAGLDPGAQVVVRGNEALEVGMAVRVGDDDAEAGGN